The Halictus rubicundus isolate RS-2024b chromosome 3, iyHalRubi1_principal, whole genome shotgun sequence genome includes a region encoding these proteins:
- the Slh gene encoding sec1 family domain containing Slh encodes MISLRDRQITALKQMLNLNQPEQKLEEAVPTWKVLIYDRLGQDIISPLISVKELRELGITLHMQLHSDRDSIPEVPAIYFCAPTDENLDRIGHDLQNGLYDIYHLNFISPISRQKMEDLAAAALLGGVVSNIHKVFDQYLNFISLEDDLFILRHQNSDVISYHAINKGEVKDTEMESVMGIIVDCLFSVFVTLGTVPIIRCPRGNAAEMVAKMIDKKLRENVWDTRNNLFESETTGHYSFQRPLLIILDRNVDMATPLHHTWTYQALAHDVLEMALNRLVVEENVGRSPAGGTRSKTRAYELDNKDRFWCQHKGSPFPRVAEAIQEELEQYRGFEEDVKKLKSSMGIDNESEVALSMVSNNTTRLTNAVNSLPQLLEMKRLIDMHTSIATGILNSIKSRRLDTFFELEEKIMGKQTLDRSVYDTISDPDCGTPEDKLRLAIIYYICTNVSDADYNKLEAALSAAGCELNPLLYIKRLRSYTRIAEIQNSYEGGGTKTVSMFSKLMNQGSSFVMEGVKNLVVKKHNLPVTKIVDELMESRQSSQTDDYCYLDPKQLKHTEQMPKNRPTFQDVIVFIVGGGNYIEYQNLVDYVKQKSGAGVNKRITYGSTTFINAKQLLKQLSLLGQEVH; translated from the coding sequence ATGATAAGCCTACGTGACAGGCAAATAACTGCCTTAAAACAAATGTTAAATTTAAATCAACCGGAGCAAAAATTGGAAGAAGCTGTACCAACGTGGAAGGTTTTAATTTATGACCGTCTTGGACAGGATATTATTTCACCATTGATCTCTGTGAAGGAACTTAGGGAGCTTGGCATCACGCTCCATATGCAGTTGCATTCTGACAGAGATTCTATTCCTGAGGTACCAGCAATTTACTTTTGCGCTCCGACCGATGAAAATCTCGATAGAATTGGCCACGATTTACAAAATGGTTTATATGACATATATCATTTAAATTTTATATCGCCAATATCTCGACAAAAAATGGAAGATCTCGCAGCAGCAGCGCTACTTGGCGGTGTGGTATCAAATATTCACAAAGTGTTTgatcaatatttaaattttatatcaTTGGAAGACGATCTTTTTATTCTTAGGCATCAAAACAGCGATGTCATATCGTACCATGCAATTAATAAAGGAGAGGTAAAAGACACTGAAATGGAATCAGTGATGGGAATTATAGTTGACTGTCTATTCTCTGTTTTTGTTACATTGGGAACTGTTCCAATCATACGATGTCCAAGGGGAAATGCTGCAGAAATGGTGGCTAAAATGATAGACAAAAAGTTGAGGGAGAATGTCTGGGACACAAGGAACAATTTATTTGAAAGTGAAACAACTGGTCATTATAGTTTCCAGAGACCGCTTCTTATAATCTTGGATCGTAATGTTGACATGGCTACACCATTGCATCATACATGGACATACCAAGCGCTGGCGCATGACGTATTAGAGATGGCATTAAATAGACTTGTAGTTGAAGAAAATGTGGGAAGATCTCCTGCAGGTGGGACACGTTCAAAGACTAGAGCATATGAATTAGACAATAAAGACAGATTTTGGTGTCAACACAAGGGTAGCCCATTTCCTAGAGTAGCTGAAGCTATACAGGAAGAGTTAGAACAATATCGTGGTTTTGAAGAAGATGTGAAAAAACTGAAATCTTCCATGGGTATTGATAATGAAAGTGAAGTAGCACTGTCAATGGTTTCCAACAATACAACTCGTTTGACAAATGCTGTAAATTCTCTACCACAACTCTTAGAAATGAAACGATTGATAGACATGCATACATCGATTGCAACTGGTATtttaaattccataaaatctaGACGACTGGACACATTCTTTGAGTTGGAAGAGAAAATAATGGGCAAGCAAACATTGGATAGAAGTGTGTACGATACAATAAGCGATCCAGATTGCGGTACACCAGAGGACAAGTTACGTCTtgctattatatattatatttgtacAAATGTTTCTGATGCTGACTACAACAAACTAGAGGCAGCATTATCTGCTGCTGGATGTGAATTAAATCCCTTACTTTATATTAAAAGATTGAGAAGCTACACTAGAATAGCTGAGATTCAAAATAGCTATGaaggtggtggaactaagacaGTTAGTATGTTCTCCAAGCTCATGAATCAGGGATCATCATTTGTAATGGAAGGAGTAAAGAATTTAGTCGTTAAGAAGCACAATTTGCCTGTAACAAAAATAGTCGACGAATTAATGGAATCTAGGCAGTCTTCTCAAACAGATGATTATTGTTATCTCGACCCGAAGCAGTTGAAACACACAGAACAAATGCCAAAGAATCGGCCAACATTCCAAGATGTAATCGTTTTCATTGTCGGCGGCGGTAATTATATAGAGTATCAAAATTTAGTGGATTATGTAAAACAGAAAAGTGGGGCAGGTGTTAATAAACGCATCACATATGGTTCAACAACATTTATTAACGCGAAACAGTTGCTTAAACAACTTTCACTTCTAGGACAAGAAGTACACTGA
- the LOC143352825 gene encoding coiled-coil domain-containing protein 63 — MAYRTQQTPDENELESLARAELTRLKRQYRIMENDRATCAEDARLQLRSHKTMINHLEYEKAELVLRIKTANSKTFLREDQEMEEKLKCLLEMQSKYNDMIKTEKEEIAELDKQIDKLTKDVTSLRMKVRTDTQLRDIAEKRERTIAMLENRLEVTTKRFNVIIATNAKIRNEIESSLKEREQFTTLWKKSIGQLNTGKQIINDLIEQSTIAFNQRDEELNTIQALRERGMRDLKTHVSEMCELRRTLDNEMKLQEFLGTKGQHREMTDLNAKRAAEKKAKTEEKQNMIANYKHILQTIKEFTGQQEIDKLTAHFIKQEEENFALFSYVNELNDELESLQSRMAHLTSATQQENVSTEHRSKEQTETLEKLKKELEEQTALADAAEERVMQCDDILEKLLKGIDSLFKAIRCDNSPILELLGDNEQITMSNIMLYLGIIEKRITQMFHKVYWVDRATKSQQLRLDEEKRPRLVVPAIKYIAPTQPCAL; from the exons ATGGCGTACAGAACACAGCAAACGCCGGACGAAAATGAGCTCGAGAGTTTGGCTCGAGCTGAGCTTACAAGGCTGAAGAGGCAGTACAGAATAATGGAGAATGACCGAGCAACTTGTGCCGAGGACGCGAGACTGCAGCTTCGCAGTCACAAGACCATGATCAATCATCTGGAGTACGAAAAGGCGGAGCTTGTGCTTCGCATTAAGACTGCGAACTCGAAAACGTTCTTGCGCGAGGATCAGGAAATGGAGGAGAAGCTGAAATGCCTCTTAGAAATGCAGTCGAAATACAACGATATGATAAAAaccgaaaaagaagaaatagcgGAACTTGATAAACAGATTGACAAG CTCACAAAAGACGTCACAAGCTTGAGAATGAAAGTCCGAACGGACACCCAGCTGAGAGACATTGCTGAGAAGAGGGAGAGGACGATTGCGATGCTAGAAAATCGCTTGGAAGTAACGACGAAGAGGTTTAACGTCATAATTGCCACAAACGCGAAGATACGGAACGAAATCGAATCGTCGCTGAAGGAGAGGGAACAGTTCACGACGCTTTGGAAGAAATCGATCGGGCAATTGAACACGGGCAAGCAAATAATCAACGATTTGATCGAGCAGTCCACTATCGCGTTTAACCAGAGGGACGAAGAGTTGAACACCATTCAAGCTCTTCGAGAAAG GGGAATGCGAGACCTGAAGACCCACGTGTCAGAGATGTGCGAACTTCGGAGGACGCTGGACAACGAGATGAAACTGCAGGAGTTCCTCGGTACAAAGGGACAGCACCGTGAAATGACAGATTTAAATGCGAAACGTGCGGCTGAGAAGAAGGCGAAGACGGAAGAGAAGCAAAACATGATTGCGAATTACAAGCATATTCTGCAAACGATCAAGGAATTCACTG GTCAACAGGAGATCGATAAGCTGACGGCACATTTCATCAAGCAAGAGGAAGAAAATTTTGCCCTGTTCAGCTACGTGAACGAATTGAACGACGAGCTGGAGAGTCTGCAGTCGAGGATGGCTCACTTGACGTCGGCGACGCAACAGGAAAATGTTTCGACCGAACATCGAAGCAAAGAGCAGACCGAGACATTGGAGAAGCTCAAGAAGGAACTCGAAGAGCAGACGGCACTCGCCGACGCGGCTGAGGAAAGAGTGATGCAG TGCGACGACATACTAGAGAAACTATTGAAAGGAATAGACTCCCTGTTCAAAGCGATACGGTGCGACAACTCGCCGATTTTAGAATTGTTAGGCGACAATGAACAAATAACGATGAGCAACATCATGCTGTACCTGGGAATCATTGAGAAACGTATCACGCAAATGTTCCACAAGGTTTATTGGGTGGACAGAGCTACCAAATCTCAACAGCTTCGACTCGACGAAGAGAAACGTCCTCGATTAGTAGTCCCCGCTATTAAGTACATTGCTCCCACTCAACCTTGCGCCCTGTAA
- the LOC143352826 gene encoding coiled-coil domain-containing protein 42 homolog codes for MPLIEEETKNFVRRAVLTTDSQKAVTEYFLSKQEDDHIKKYPEWDKPRNFPAWEVVRARCDLAKVDEKLRAKWLEQENKRKIMDEQWKEMRRDELILRESFIKFNRFVRENQEKRERAEIKIKEEQDRQAVRREEIDDLTKKLDHMKNIRDKMKKYVQDYKKYQNYLERVINETGEFLSISEIFNRYETLIEARSILSVHQDKNLQTLEETGTEIYYMTETRTQKFMGLNNRLAQLHAGRDKAEAKALKWEAIVSRIKASAAENNLKHTQVKTSCWNLYQQTCKRKGVPITVSKDDTEQQLEHIKRTILELKRIIKVAKKRAVKLDDNF; via the exons ATGCCGTTGATAGAGGAAGAGACGAAGAACTTTGTGAGACGTGCCGTTCTTACAACAGATTCGCAAAAAGCTGtcacagaatattttttgtccAAGCAAGAGGATGACCATATTAA AAAGTATCCAGAATGGGATAAACCAAGGAATTTCCCTGCTTGGGAAGTGGTGAGAGCACGATGTGACTTAGCGAAAGTGGACGAGAAATTACGGGCGAAATGGCTCGAGCAAGAGAACAAGCGAAAAATCATGGACGAGCAGTGGAAGGAGATGAGGCGGGATGAATTAATCCTTCGCGAGTCGTTCATAAAATTCAATCGATTTGTTCGGGAGAATCAGGAGAAGCGGGAGCGCGCGGAAATCAAAATCAAAGAGGAACAAGATCGTCAAGCGGTTCGGCGCGAAGAA ATCGATGATTTAACTAAAAAGTTAGATCACATGAAAAACATTCGGGACAAGATGAAGAAATACGTGCAAGATTATAAGAAATATCAAAATTATTTGGAAAGGGTGATCAACGAGACGGGGGAGTTTCTTTCGATCTCCGAGATCTTTAATCGTTACGAAACTTTGATCGAAGCGAGGTCAATCTTGTCCGTGCATCAAGATAAAAATCTTCAAACGTTGGAAGAGACGGGAACGGAAATA TATTACATGACGGAGACAAGGACGCAAAAGTTTATGGGATTGAACAATAGGTTGGCGCAGCTACACGCAGGACGTGACAAGGCGGAGGCGAAAGCCCTGAAATGGGAGGCGATCGTATCGAGGATAAAGGCGAGCGCCGCGGAGAACAATTTGAAGCACACACAGGTAAAAACGAGTTGCTGGAATTTGTACCAGCAAACCTGTAAGAGAAAGGGTGTTCCCATCACCGTGAGCAAGGATGACACGGAGCAGCAGCTCGAGCACATCAAACGCACCATTCTCGAATTGAAACGAATAATCAAGGTCGCGAAGAAACGAGCAGTGAAGTTAGACGATAATTTTTAA